The proteins below are encoded in one region of Clostridium fermenticellae:
- the pepT gene encoding peptidase T: MSKVQDKFIKYVKFDTRSNEESNTIPTTKGQFVLGKELVEELKNMGMDEAFMDENGYVMASLSSNTDKKVPSVGFISHMDTSPEISGTNVNPQFVENYDGKDIVLNAEKRVVLSPRDFPELKNYIGKTLITADGTTLLGADDKAGIAEIMTALETLIEHPEIKHGDVKAAFTPDEEIGRGSDYFDVKRFGADLAYTLDGGVIGELQYENFNAASAKVTIKGRSVHPGSAKGVMINSVLIAGEFMSMLPENETPATTEGYEGFYHLVTINGGVEETNLDYIIRDFDKDKFNDRKNFIVEVSNKLNKKYGDDTVLIEVKDQYKNMKEQVEPKKYIVDTAYHAMELVGVVPKTEPIRGGTDGASLSFKGLPTPNIFTGGHNFHGKFEYIPVCSMEKAVEVVLKIVELYEKI; this comes from the coding sequence ATGTCCAAGGTTCAAGATAAGTTTATTAAATATGTAAAATTTGATACAAGATCAAATGAGGAATCAAATACGATTCCTACAACAAAAGGTCAATTTGTTTTGGGAAAAGAGCTGGTAGAAGAATTAAAAAATATGGGAATGGACGAAGCTTTCATGGATGAAAATGGTTATGTCATGGCATCGTTATCATCAAATACTGATAAAAAGGTTCCTTCTGTTGGATTTATTTCACATATGGATACTAGTCCAGAAATTTCAGGCACAAATGTAAATCCACAGTTTGTTGAAAATTATGATGGCAAGGACATAGTTTTAAATGCCGAAAAAAGAGTAGTACTTTCACCCAGGGATTTCCCTGAATTGAAAAATTATATAGGAAAAACGCTTATAACTGCAGACGGAACTACACTTTTGGGTGCTGATGATAAAGCTGGAATAGCAGAGATTATGACTGCATTAGAAACTTTAATAGAGCATCCAGAAATTAAACATGGAGATGTCAAGGCAGCCTTTACACCTGATGAAGAAATTGGCAGAGGGTCAGATTATTTTGATGTTAAAAGATTTGGTGCCGATTTAGCCTATACACTAGATGGTGGCGTAATAGGAGAATTGCAATATGAGAATTTCAATGCAGCATCTGCAAAAGTAACAATTAAAGGAAGAAGTGTTCATCCTGGAAGTGCAAAGGGAGTAATGATAAATTCAGTGCTTATTGCAGGAGAATTTATGAGCATGCTGCCAGAAAATGAAACACCTGCAACCACTGAGGGGTATGAAGGATTCTATCATTTAGTTACAATAAATGGTGGTGTAGAAGAGACAAATCTTGATTATATAATAAGAGATTTTGATAAAGATAAATTCAATGATAGAAAGAATTTTATCGTTGAGGTTTCAAATAAATTAAACAAAAAATATGGCGATGATACAGTTTTAATTGAAGTTAAAGATCAATACAAAAATATGAAGGAACAGGTTGAACCTAAGAAATATATAGTAGATACAGCCTATCATGCAATGGAATTGGTTGGCGTAGTTCCTAAAACTGAGCCTATAAGAGGTGGAACAGATGGAGCAAGCCTATCCTTTAAAGGACTTCCTACACCTAATATATTTACTGGCGGACATAATTTTCATGGAAAATTTGAATATATACCAGTTTGTTCCATGGAGAAAGCAGTAGAAGTAGTATTAAAAATAGTTGAGTTATATGAAAAAATATAA